Proteins from a genomic interval of Gossypium hirsutum isolate 1008001.06 chromosome A09, Gossypium_hirsutum_v2.1, whole genome shotgun sequence:
- the LOC121205974 gene encoding ATP synthase subunit a, chloroplastic-like — MNGISNALNGLYDISGVEVGQHFYWQIAGFQVHAQVLITSWVVIAILLGSAVIAVRNPQTIPTAGQNFFEYVLEFIRDVSKTQIGEGYGPWVPFIGTMFLFIFVSNWSGALLPWKIIQLPHGELAAPTNDINTTVALALLTSVAYFYAGLSKKGLGYFSKYIQPTPILLPINILKDFTKPLSLSFRLFGNILADELVVVVLVSLVPSVVPIPAYSNDISCSIVK, encoded by the coding sequence ATGAATGGTATATCAAACGCACTAAACGGGTTATACGATATCTCTGGTGTGGAAGTAGGCCAACATTTCTATTGGCAAATAGCAGGTTTCCAAGTCCATGCCCAAGTACTTATTACCTCTTGGGTTGTAATTGCTATCTTATTAGGTTCCGCCGTTATCGCTGTTCGGAATCCACAAACCATTCCAACCGCCGGTCAAAATTTCTTCGAATATGTTCTTGAATTCATTCGAGACGTAAGCAAAACTCAGATTGGAGAAGGATATGGTCCATGGGTTCCCTTTATTGGAACtatgtttctatttatttttgtttctaacTGGTCGGGTGCTCTGTTACCTTGGAAAATCATACAATTACCTCATGGAGAGTTAGCCGCACCCACGAATGATATAAATACTACTGTTGCTTTAGCTTTACTCACGTCAGTAGCATATTTCTATGCGGGTCTTTCAAAAAAAGGATTGGGGTATTTCAGTAAATACATTCAACCCACTCCAATTCTTTTACCTATTAACATTTTAAAGGATTTCACAAAACCCTTATCACTTAGTTTTCGACTTTTCGGGAATATATTAGCTGATGAATTAGTAGTTGTTGTTCTTGTTTCTTTAGTACCTTCAGTCGTCCCTATACCAGCCTATAGTAATGACATTTCTTGTTCGATTGTTAAGTGA